Sequence from the Ereboglobus luteus genome:
GGGGACGTTGATCCGGTTTGTGCCCCAGCCAGTGATCGCGGGTTTTACCTGCGGCATTGCGATCACGATTTTGCTGACGCAGGTGAAGCCGTTTTTCGGACTGCAACTGGACAAGGAACCGGGCGAATTTCTACCGCGCATCGCGGCCCTGATACAGGCGGCGCCGTCGGTCAATTGGTTCACCACGGGACTGGGTGTGATGTCATTACTGGTGCTTTTTCGGTGGCCGGCACGCTGGGCGCGTTATGTGCCCGGCTCGATTGTCGTGGTGGTTGGCGGCACGCTGCTCGTCTGGCTGGCACAGCTCGAATGGGTGCAACAATTTTTCACGTTCAAGGTGGCGACCATCGGCTCGGAGTTTGGCGGGATTCCCCGGGGATTGCCGAGTTTCGCGTGGCCCCGTTTTGACTGGCAGCAATTGGGAAACCTCGTGGTGCCGGCGGCGACGATTGCGATGCTGGGCGCCATCGAGTCGCTGATGTCAGCGGTGGTGGCGGACGGCTTGACGGACGACCGGCACGATTCGAACCAGGAACTGATGGGACAGGGAGTGGCGAATTTCGTGACGCCGTTGTTCGGCGGAATCCCTGTGACGGGCGTGATTGCGCGCACGGCGACAAACATCCGCAGCGGCGCGCAAACGCCGGTGGCGGGGCTGGTGCACGCGGTGTTTTTGCTGGCGGTGTTGTTGATCGCCGCGCCGCTGGCGAAACATATCCCGCTGGTGACGTTCGCGGCGGTGCTGGCCGCGGTGGGATGGAAGATGGGCGAATGGGAAGAGTTCACCCGTCTCAAAAAACGCCTGCGCGGCGACGCGGCGGTTTTTCTGGTCACATTTTTCCTGACGGTGTGCGTCGATTTGACGGCTGCGGTCGGATTCGGAATGCTTTTGGCATGCGTCTTGTTTGTGAAACGCGTGGCCGACACGGCGCAAGTGCAGTCGATGATGGGCAACGAAAGCGACGCGGGGCAGCCAGGCCACGAAAAGCACGAGGAGCTGTCCGAAAAATTGCCGAACGGCGTGGTGATTTACCGCGTGTTTGGCGCGTTGCTTTTCGGCGCGGCCGACAAGCTCGACATGGTTTTGCGCCGTGGAATCGAAGACACGCAGGTTGTCATTTTTCACATGGCGGCAGTGACGGCAATGGACTCGACCGCGCTGGACCGGCTGGAAAATTTGCACGCCAAGTTGAGCAAGCACAAGAAGCACATGATTCTTTGCGGGCCGCACACGCAGGCTTATTTTATGATGGAGAAGGCGGGGTTTTTGGACGCTGTGGGGCATGACAATGTCGCAGCTGATTTGCCGTCGGCGGTCGAGCGAGCCAAGGCGCTGCTTGCCCGCGATGCGGCAGCTTCCGGGGGAAAACCCAAGCAGGGCGGCGCGAGCGACACGCCTACCGAGTGAAGTTGAAACGCGCGACAACGGGGCGATGATCACTGGCGTCCCGCACGCCCGGGCCGTCGTGGATTCGGGCGGCGTTGTCTTTCACGAATCGTTTCAGCGATGGTGAAACGAGTATGTGGTCGATGCGCGAGTAGGTGTCCTGCCTCCCGTAAAAATGCGTCCAGACTTCGCCGCGCGAATCGGTTGCGCGCAACAGGTGCATGACCTCGGCGCGTTTTTCCCTGGTCAGGGTTCGGAGGGCGGGGCTGGACCTGGAGTCATTAAAATCGCCGAGAATCATAAAGAGGGCGTCGGGCGCGTCGGTTTTTGGAAAAACGGAAAACACGCGGTCGCGCACGACGCGCGCCTCCGCGGCGCGGCGTTGAGTCGACTCGGGATCGTCCTTGCGGTCGGTGAGCCGGCTTTTCAGGTGCACAATGAAGAGCGCCAGTTCGCCGGCTGCGGTGTTCACGCGCACCTCGAGCAGGCCGCGCTTCACGGTTTCGGTGGTGTCGAAATACGTGAATTCGAGATCGGTATGCTTGCTCACGCGTGTAAACGGCTTGCGGGAAAGCACGGCCACGTGCCGGGCTTCGTCGGCCGCGTCGAGCACGATCGCATGGGGATAATCAACACCCTCGGTTTTCAGGTCGCGCCGCAATTCATCAAGGAAGGGCTGCGCTCCCATTTCCTGAAGCGCGATAACATCGGCGTCGAGCGCCTTGATGACTGCGCGCAGTGCTTGTTTTTCGTTTTCCGGCTTGGGATAACCGCGCGTGTAAACGCCATCAACGAATCGCCCCGCCAGCGTGTAGTTAGCCGTGTTGTAGGTGGCGACCGTGAGGGTTTCAGCGGAAAGGCCGAAGGGATGAAGGACCGAAAGGCTGAAAAGAAAAATCCATGCAATGCGGCATTTCATGGGAGAATGGAGTTTTTGTTTTTAATTTTTGTTCAACGCGGTTTCACGTTCGACAACTGTCGGGTGCGAATAATAAAAACGGCTGTAAAGCGGGTGCGGCGTGAGGTTCGAGAGGTTCTTTTGCGCGAGTTTTCGAAGCGCGCCGATGAGCGGCGAGGGGCCGTTCATTGCGTCACGCGCGAAGGCGTCGGCCTCGTATTCGTGTTTGCGCGAGAAATAGTTTCCGACGGGCGTGATCCAGAAAAGCACCAGTCCGCTCAGCAGCGAGAAAAGCAGGAAGGCCGCCGCCAGGTCGCCCGTGGCAAAACCGAACGCCGGGTTGAACCATGCGCTGTTCGCCAGCCACGCAATGAGCGCGAAACCGCCGAGCATCATGAGCGAGCTTGTGAACAGTGTTTTCGGAATATGTCCGCGTTTGTAATGGCCGACCTCATGGGCGAGCACGGCCTCAAGCTCCTCGGGCGCGAGTTGTTCGATGAGTGTGTCGAAAAGCACAATGCGGCGGAAACGCCCAAAGCCGGTGAAAAAGGCGTTGGAATGACCGGAGCGCTTGCTGCCGTCCATGACCTGAATCGTGGACGCCTTGAATCCAGTGCGATCTGAAAGCGCCATGAGACGGTCGCGCAGCCCGCCCTCGGGCAGCGGGGTCAGCTTGTTAAAAAGAGGCAGGATGATCTTGGGGTAGAGAACGAGCATCAGTATTTGAAAACCGAATACGAGCGCGAAGCCCCACACCCACCACCACGCGCCTATCCAGTGGACAAGCGAAAGCAGCGCCCATAGCAGCGGCGCGCCGATGATGAGCGTGATCACCAGCCCCTTGATTTTGTCACTCACCCAAAGGCCGGGCGTGCTTTTGTTAAAACCGAAACGCGCCTCCAGACGAAATTGCCCCCACCAGTCGAACGGCAGCGAAATCACGCTCAACGCAATGCCTACCCCGAGCAGAAAAATAACCTGCGCCCAAGTGCCCGCGAGAAAAGTGCCGGCCAGCGCCGAGGTGACGCATCCGTAGGCCCAAGGCAACACGCCGCTCGCAAACAACGCCACCAGCACAAGCGAATCCCACACCCGCTCGATGTTGCCAAACCCGGCCTTGGCGAGCGTGTAGGCGGTCGATTTTTGATAGGTTTCCGCGTCCATGATTGCGCTCGCCGCCGCGGGCGCGACCGTCATGTGCTTCCGCACTTCCGCGCTATTCAGGCGGCTGAGCCAGGTTTCCGCACCCAACTTGAGCGCGACAAGAATGATAATGATTAGCAGGGCTGTTGTGCTGGTTATCATGAAACGCGAGTGCAACGATTTTTGCCGCCAGCGCGAGGGGAAAGCTCCGCGAAACCGCAACCCTGTTTGCAATACACGGAAAAAATTGCGGACACTTGTCCAAAAGCATTGACGCCGGCCCTTTCGATG
This genomic interval carries:
- a CDS encoding M48 family metallopeptidase, encoding MITSTTALLIIIILVALKLGAETWLSRLNSAEVRKHMTVAPAAASAIMDAETYQKSTAYTLAKAGFGNIERVWDSLVLVALFASGVLPWAYGCVTSALAGTFLAGTWAQVIFLLGVGIALSVISLPFDWWGQFRLEARFGFNKSTPGLWVSDKIKGLVITLIIGAPLLWALLSLVHWIGAWWWVWGFALVFGFQILMLVLYPKIILPLFNKLTPLPEGGLRDRLMALSDRTGFKASTIQVMDGSKRSGHSNAFFTGFGRFRRIVLFDTLIEQLAPEELEAVLAHEVGHYKRGHIPKTLFTSSLMMLGGFALIAWLANSAWFNPAFGFATGDLAAAFLLFSLLSGLVLFWITPVGNYFSRKHEYEADAFARDAMNGPSPLIGALRKLAQKNLSNLTPHPLYSRFYYSHPTVVERETALNKN
- a CDS encoding endonuclease/exonuclease/phosphatase family protein; its protein translation is MKCRIAWIFLFSLSVLHPFGLSAETLTVATYNTANYTLAGRFVDGVYTRGYPKPENEKQALRAVIKALDADVIALQEMGAQPFLDELRRDLKTEGVDYPHAIVLDAADEARHVAVLSRKPFTRVSKHTDLEFTYFDTTETVKRGLLEVRVNTAAGELALFIVHLKSRLTDRKDDPESTQRRAAEARVVRDRVFSVFPKTDAPDALFMILGDFNDSRSSPALRTLTREKRAEVMHLLRATDSRGEVWTHFYGRQDTYSRIDHILVSPSLKRFVKDNAARIHDGPGVRDASDHRPVVARFNFTR
- a CDS encoding SulP family inorganic anion transporter gives rise to the protein MSLDFDPSQVKLARFRPKILDCLRDYSREKFIKDLMAGLTVGVVALSLCIGLGVASGVEPQAGLYAGIIGGFLVSLLGGSKVQVGGPAGAFVGLLAIIAANYGFANLLLCTMMAGVMLFAMGLFRLGTLIRFVPQPVIAGFTCGIAITILLTQVKPFFGLQLDKEPGEFLPRIAALIQAAPSVNWFTTGLGVMSLLVLFRWPARWARYVPGSIVVVVGGTLLVWLAQLEWVQQFFTFKVATIGSEFGGIPRGLPSFAWPRFDWQQLGNLVVPAATIAMLGAIESLMSAVVADGLTDDRHDSNQELMGQGVANFVTPLFGGIPVTGVIARTATNIRSGAQTPVAGLVHAVFLLAVLLIAAPLAKHIPLVTFAAVLAAVGWKMGEWEEFTRLKKRLRGDAAVFLVTFFLTVCVDLTAAVGFGMLLACVLFVKRVADTAQVQSMMGNESDAGQPGHEKHEELSEKLPNGVVIYRVFGALLFGAADKLDMVLRRGIEDTQVVIFHMAAVTAMDSTALDRLENLHAKLSKHKKHMILCGPHTQAYFMMEKAGFLDAVGHDNVAADLPSAVERAKALLARDAAASGGKPKQGGASDTPTE